In Silene latifolia isolate original U9 population chromosome 3, ASM4854445v1, whole genome shotgun sequence, a single window of DNA contains:
- the LOC141646974 gene encoding protein WEAK CHLOROPLAST MOVEMENT UNDER BLUE LIGHT 1-like: MGTNIEDQQISIAQSEEEPSTKPSSEISDETNNDIKEHEKLVGETSEQGLHDAASSSVPVVQDSEHHSDVPNNGELDNHLDSDSGLEASTHDTAKDSQVSTQVDHATNVEATDTAKDGQVSAQGDHATNVTATDTAKDSKVSAQLDHATNVKATDTAKDSQVSAQVNHATTVKATGARVNTGDPISPSNLTSDYDLNRILIDTTAPFESVKEAVSKFGGIVDWKAHKVQTVERRKIIEQELKKVRQEIPLYKEQSEVAEQSKIQILKDLESTKRLIEDLKLNLERAQTEERQAKQDSELAQLRVEEMEQGIAHEASVAAKTQVEVAKARYEAAIADLKTVKDELETLRKEYAVLLTEKEEAEKKAEEAVLASKKAEKTVEELTIELISAKESLESAHAAHLEAEDHRIGAAMAKEQDSLTWDKDLKQAEEDLANLNLQIESAKELKSKLNAASKLLADLKAELADYMESKILQETKAIPGDKTHGEIQSAVAAANKELGEVKLNIEKANDEVNCLKLAATSLKTELDREKLELANLRQREGMASIAVASLEAELERIKSEISEVQIREREARDRMMELPKQLQHASQEADEAKSAVELAGEELRRAKEEAAQAKAGANTMESRLLAAQKEIEAARASEKLALAAIKALKESESAQTGNEEGTDSPSGVTLSLEEYYALSKRAHEAEEEANMKVTAAMSQIEVAKESESISLTQLEEANREMEERKEALRIAMEKAEKAKEGKLGVEQELRKWRAESEQRRKAGELGQNQSSLYSPRKSTEEGQGLKTAQQLSDSSLYGQGIKIEKVVDSNSPSVPYGQGLGLKNLEQIANPSPGQQSTSPNSYSEESVNSPKATFGQSTTIKKKRRSLFPRFFMFLARRKSSSKTS; encoded by the exons ATGGGTACTAATATAGAAGACCAACAAATTTCAATAGCTCAATCTGAGGAAGAACCCAGTACAAAACCTTCAAG TGAAATTTCTGATGAAACAAATAATGATATAAAAGAGCATGAGAAATTGGTGGGTGAAACATCTGAGCAAGGTTTGCATGATGCTGCCAGTTCATCTGTTCCTGTTGTTCAGGATTCAGAACATCATTCTGATGTTCCTAATAATGGAGAATTGGATAATCACTTGGATTCAG ATTCTGGATTGGAAGCTTCTACGCATGATACTGCAAAAGACAGTCAAGTTTCCACTCAAGTAGATCATGCCACCAATGTTGAGGCTACTGATACTGCAAAAGACGGTCAAGTTTCCGCTCAAGGAGATCATGCCACCAATGTCACGGCTACTGATACTGCAAAAGACAGTAAAGTTTCCGCTCAACTAGATCATGCCACCAATGTCAAGGCTACTGATACTGCAAAAGACAGTCAAGTTTCCGCTCAAGTAAATCATGCCACCACTGTCAAGGCTACTGGTGCTAGAGTTAACACTGGAGATCCTATTAGCCCCTCAAACCTCACCTCAGATTACGACTTAAACAGGATTCTTATTGATACAACTGCACCATTCGAATCTGTGAAAGAAGCAGTTTCCAAATTTGGAGGAATTGTTGATTGGAAGGCTCATAAAGTCCAGACCGTGGAG AGGCGCAAAATTATTGAACAAGAACTCAAGAAGGTGCGGCAGGAGATTCCCCTATATAAGGAACAATCCGAGGTTGCTGAACAATCAAAGATCCAAATATTAAAGGATTTGGAAAGCACTAAGAGACTAATTGAAGATTTAAAGCTTAATCTAGAAAGAGCACAGACGGAAGAGCGTCAGGCAAAACAAGATTCCGAGCTTGCTCAGTTAAGAGTTGAAGAGATGGAACAAGGGATTGCTCACGAAGCTAGTGTGGCAGCCAAGACCCAGGTTGAAGTCGCTAAAGCCCGGTATGAAGCTGCTATCGCTGACCTAAAAACAGTCAAAGACGAGTTGGAAACGCTGCGAAAAGAATACGCAGTTTTATTGACTGAGAAAGAAGAAGCCGAGAAGAAAGCTGAAGAAGCTGTCCTTGCATCTAAGAAGGCTGAGAAGACTGTAGAGGAGTTAACAATAGAGTTGATCTCCGCCAAAGAATCGTTGGAATCTGCCCATGCTGCACATTTGGAGGCAGAGGATCATAGAATTGGAGCTGCTATGGCGAAGGAGCAAGATAGTCTCACTTGGGATAAAGATTTGAAGCAGGCAGAAGAGGATTTGGCAAATCTAAATCTGCAAATTGAATCAGCTAAGGAACTGAAATCGAAGCTAAACGCTGCGTCTAAGTTGCTTGCTGATTTAAAGGCTGAGCTGGCCGATTACATGGAGTCGAAAATTCTTCAGGAAACTAAAG CTATACCTGGCGACAAAACTCATGGGGAGATCCAGTCAGCAGTTGCTGCTGCCAATAAGGAACTTGGAGAGGTGAAGCTGAACATTGAAAAAGCAAATGATGAAGTAAACTGCTTAAAGCTGGCAGCCACGTCATTAAAGACGGAGCTAGACAGGGAGAAGCTAGAGTTAGCCAACTTAAGACAAAGAGAAGGCATGGCTTCGATTGCGGTGGCATCCCTTGAAGCCGAGCTTGAAAGAATCAAGTCGGAAATCAGCGAGGTTCAAATAAGGGAGAGGGAGGCCAGAGATAGAATGATGGAGTTGCCTAAGCAATTGCAGCACGCATCTCAAGAAGCCGATGAAGCCAAGTCAGCTGTCGAACTGGCTGGGGAAGAGCTAAGGAGGGCTAAGGAGGAGGCAGCTCAAGCAAAAGCTGGGGCTAATACAATGGAGAGCCGGTTACTTGCGGCTCAAAAAGAGATAGAAGCGGCTAGGGCTTCAGAGAAGCTAGCCCTAGCTGCCATTAAAGCATTAAAAGAAAGTGAGTCCGCTCAAACTGGTAACGAAGAGGGTACTGATAGTCCTAGTGGGGTCACACTTTCCTTGGAAGAATATTATGCGCTGAGCAAGCGAGCCCATGAAGCCGAGGAAGAAGCCAATATGAAGGTGACGGCTGCAATGAGTCAAATCGAGGTAGCCAAAGAATCCGAGTCGATATCCTTGACCCAGCTAGAAGAGGCAAACCGAGAGatggaagaaagaaaagaagctCTTAGAATCGCCATGGAGAAAGCCGAGAAGGCCAAGGAAGGGAAATTGGGTGTCGAACAGGAGTTAAGGAAATGGAGGGCCGAGAGTGAGCAACGACGAAAAGCAGGTGAATTAGGTCAAAATCAATCCTCTTTGTATAGCCCAAGAAAGAGCACAGAGGAGGGACAAGGGCTGAAAACCGCGCAACAATTATCTGATTCTTCTTTATATGGACAAGGTATTAAGATCGAGAAGGTCGTCGATTCTAATTCTCCTTCAGTTCCTTATGGACAAGGACTTGGACTGAAGAACTTGGAGCAAATAGCTAATCCTAGCCCAGGTCAACAATCAACTTCTCCAAACTCATATTCGGAGGAAAGCGTAAATAGTCCGAAGGCAACATTCGGGCAAAGTACTACAATAAAAAAGAAGAGAAGGTCATTGTTTCCAAGGTTCTTCATGTTCTTGGCTAGAAGGAAATCATCATCCAAGACATCATAA
- the LOC141648587 gene encoding uncharacterized protein LOC141648587, with translation MAAVSTRDVRRPELDDGLRRREGGTVGGGCWRGPGEGVVKINTDAGVIEGVGTGMGVVARTHGGLFAWAVTLQERSILDVKRAEAEAIFIGMKEARSRGHARIIVESDCLAVIKDLQDKKKGRADIFRIYDDILSLCNSFTSVVFSFVRRESNCVAHLVAHSSPWIVGRRFWSDVAPQHIVEAISNDIINMN, from the coding sequence ATGGCTGCTGTTAGTACCCGGGATGTAAGGAGGCCGGAACTCGATGATGGACTGAGAAGGCGGGAAGGAGGGACTGTTGGTGGAGGATGTTGGAGGGGTCCGGGGGAGGGTGTGGTGAAAATCAATACGGATGCAGGGGTGATTGAGGGTGTGGGAACGGGTATGGGAGTGGTGGCTAGGACCCATGGCGGCTTGTTTGCTTGGGCGGTGACGTTGCAGGAACGATCAATTCTCGACGTGAAGAGGGCGGAAGCAGAGGCAATCTTTATCGGGATGAAGGAAGCAAGGAGTAGAGGACACGCGAGAATCATTGTGGAAAGCGATTGTCTGGCAGTTATCAAGGATTTGCAGGATAAGAAGAAGGGAAGAGCGGATATCTTTCGCATTTACGACGACATTTTATCTTTATGTAATAGTTTTACTTCGGTTGTTTTCTCTTTTGTTAGACGGGAGTCGAACTGTGTGGCTCATCTGGTTGCTCACTCGAGTCCGTGGATTGTGGGGAGGCGGTTCTGGTCTGATGTGGCCCCTCAACACATTGTCGAAGCTATTTCCAACGATATTATTAATATGAATTAA
- the LOC141646975 gene encoding uncharacterized protein LOC141646975 translates to MGSSGFPVICLLHSVIAVTCGAMMMFYTKEISSFSHGKEIASRLQGSTPHDELLIQISNSFSGLLLFVIGFLLFMVAFVKDSKFQSFFAKGCVLLHLSLAVWRVYFQMNLADLAADLPRQVVGDTVLALSWVLFLFYSWREKYD, encoded by the coding sequence ATGGGTTCTTCTGGTTTTCCTGTAATCTGTCTATTACATTCAGTAATCGCGGTAACTTGTGGAGCTATGATGATGTTTTATACAAAGGAGATCTCTTCATTTAGTCATGGTAAAGAAATAGCAAGCAGACTTCAAGGGTCAACCCCACATGATGAATTATTGATCCAAATATCGAATTCATTTTCCGGGTTGCTTCTCTTTGTTATCGGGTTTCTGTTGTTCATGGTTGCATTCGTCAAGGATAGTAAATTTCAAAGCTTTTTTGCTAAAGGGTGTGTGCTCCTTCACCTTTCTCTGGCTGTTTGGAGGGTTTACTTTCAGATGAATCTCGCGGATCTTGCTGCAGATTTGCCTAGGCAAGTTGTTGGAGATACCGTGTTAGCCCTTTCTTGGGTTTTGTTTCTTTTCTACTCTTGGCGCGAGAAGTATGATTAA